AGCAGCCAGCTAGCTCCCtagaatatatacatacatatattctCCATGCCACGACAGTAGCTCTGACCGGTGCCAACATAGCTGGATCGCCTACTTAGTAGTACATGCATGCCTCTCTTTTTTATCTTAGATAAAGTCATCTCTAAtagctattttaaatttttatttttaaaaatattatatattattttctattaatattacaatatctcttaattttttcatcttcaacagctataCTATTTCTTaacttctactactcttttcctCTCTTCGAACCCGCTATCACCCTTTGTCTACAGTACAACTACAGTATGCTACAGTACTGATACAGTACCCCCGACTGTGTTTTCCTCCTCGTACTGTCAGCCTTTATCTACAGTACTGTTACAGTGTATTGTTGATGCTACAGTAGCTCCGCAAATTTACATCCATATCCTCCCCGTAATACTGTAGCAACAATGTATCGTACTGTATCACTAGATCTGGATTGTAGCACTCCGCAAAAGTATTATACTAGATTCTGTAAATTTAAAGCTACTGCTGGAGTTAGCCTAAGTAGGCAGGGGTGTCTTGATCGAAACCGAACCAGACGATTTAACAGCAGCTAATTAGTATTGCATGCACTACAATACACTGTCAAGCTGCTCAATAACCACCACACTACACGTGCCGTTGTTCTGGACCTTTGAATTCACGTCGCTGTGAGCAGTCATGCATGGGCCACCGGACCAATGGAGATGGCCACGTACGTGGGTCACGAGTCCCACGCGGATCTCTCCTCTTAAATATATATCGttttaatattttgattttattcttaaatagaataaaatcgttttaaaattttgattttattattaaataaatatattttaggttTTTAAGATGATATTTTATTAGAGTATTTATATTAAAGACTTTTAAAAAGTGGAGTTTTAACTTAATTACTGTGGTGGATTGATGTCGTACGTGTCATTGATTGAATGTTGAATAAATCGAGAGAGTTAAAcctatcatataaaaaaattattataatcttATTATGTATATTAAACactaaaataatatctaaatgAGAAATGAGATATTACTTGCTAGTTGGTTTCCACTTTCCCGCGCAGGCAAGTCGGGTGGTATGCATGCATGGTCGATGCGCAGCGTGCCCACCCCTGCGGCCCTGCATCGCGTCTGTATGCATGCGTGGTTGGTGCGGATCCAACACCATAAATAGTCACCTCGGGCTAGCAGCCCCATTCGTCAAGCAGCACACTGCAGCTGAGCTGAGTGAGCTTCCTTGGCCAAGCTAGCTAGAGCAAGCCAAAGAGCTCAACATCAGTACTACGTACGTGCTCGCTACGTACCTCCCACCCTGCAAGAACTTCAACATGGCAATGGAGGTGGGACCAGCCGCCGCCTCCTTGCTCACCTCCTCAGCGATCCTCAAACTGTTGCTGCTCGCGGTGACGCTCGTCTACCTCGTCCAAACCCTTAGGCCGCGCCGGAAGAGCACGTGCACCGCACCGCTCCCCCCGGGGCCCGTGCCATGGCCCGTCATCGGCAATCTGCCCGAGATGATGCTCAACAAGCCGGCGTTCCGGTGGATCCACCTCATGATGAAGGAGATGGGCACCGACATCGCCTGCGTCAAGCTGGGCGGCGTCCACGTCATACCCATCACCTGCCCCAAGATCGCACAGGAGGTGCTCAAGAAGCAGGACGCCAACTTCGTCTCCCGCCCGCTCACCTTCGCCTCCAAGACATTCAGCGGCGGCTACAAGAACGCCGTGCTCTCCCCCTACGGCGACCAGTGGAAGAAGATGCGCCGCGTGCTCACCTCCGAGATCATCTGCCCCTCCCGCCACAAGTGGCTCCACGACAAGCGTGCCGACGAGGCCGACAACCTCACCCGCTACATCTACAACCTCGCCACCGCCAACTCCGGCGCCGTCGACGTCAGGCACATTGCGCGCCACTACTGCGGCAACGTCATCCGCCGTCTCGTCTTCAACAAGCGCTACTTCGGCGAGCCGCAACCCGACGGCGGCCCTGGCCCGCTGGAGGTGCAGCACATGGAGTCCGTGTTCACCTCCCTGGGGCTCCTCTACGCCTTCTGCGTCTCCGACTACCTCCCCTGGCTGCTGGGCCTCGACCTCGACGGCCACGAGAAGATCGTCAAAAAGGCCAACGAGACGGTGAACAGGCTACACGACACGGTCATCGACGAGCGGTGGAGGCAGTGGAAGAGCGGCGAGAGGCAGGAGCTGGAGGACTTCCTCGACGTGCTCATCACGCTCAAGGACGCCCAGGGCAACCCACTGCTCACCATCGAGGAGGTCAAAGCACAGTCGCAGGTGCGTCCTAGTAAACATGCATGTAGCAAATTAAGGCTTAAATAATAATGGAGTCGTACACGTTGTACTGCATGAACATGCCCATGAAGAATGTTTTAGTGattaacatgcatgcatgcacggccACAAATGAAATGCAGGACATCACGTTCGCGGCCGTGGACAATCCGTCGAACGCCGTCGAGTGGGCGCTGGCGGAGATGGTGAACAACCCGGACGTGTTGGAGAAGGCGGTGGCGGAGATCGACCGAGTCGTCGGACGGGAGCGGCTGGTGCAGGAGTCCGACATCCCGCAGCTCAACTACGTGAAGGCCTGCATCCGCGAGGCCTTCCGCCTGCACCCCGTCGCGCCCTTCAACGTCCCGCACGTCGCGCTCTCCGACACCACCATCGCCGGCTACCACGTCCCCAAGGGGAGCCACGTCATCATCAGCCGCACCGGCCTCGGCCGCAACCCCCGCGTCTGGGACGACCCGCTCCGCTTCAACCCCGACCGCCACGTCGTCGCAGACCCCAAGGCCGACGTCGTGCTCACCGAGAACGACCTGCGCTTCATCTCCTTCAGCACCGGCCGCCGCGGCTGCATCGCCGCCTCCCTCGGCACCGCCATGAGCATCATGCTCTTCGGCAGGCTCCTGCAGGGGTTCACCTGGAGCAAGCCGGCCGGGGTGGCGGCCGTCGACCTCAGCGAGTCGAAGCACGACACTTTCATGGCCAAGCCGCTGGTGCTGCACGCCGAGCCGAGGCTGCCGGCGTACCTCTACCCGGCCATCTCGAATTAATTCATGGCCGGTTGCTACGGCTAACTGGCCGGCTAAGCAAGGAGTAAATAAGTCCAGTGTCAGCTAGTGCATATAAAATGAGCCTGATCACCATGTCAGGCTCTCTTACCTGTGCTAGCTACCTGTAATAATCATTTTTTTCGCGCTTAATTCTGTGGTTGTGCGTGTTCTTCAGACCGTCGTGGCACCACCATTCACCCTTGTACCGGGTTAATATTATTATCAACAATAATATTTATCTGTGCTGTGCTACAAGTAGCTGCCGGTAGTACTCAAGGTATCTCCATCGCATTTGCATTACGTCTCCATCAATAACAGAATGGATAGTGCTCCATCGCATGTCATCTAGCCACATTTCGTCGACGAATAGATGAAAGATTCCTTTCTTTTGCCTCAAACAAATTCAACTAGAATCAATCCAGTGTTCCAATGCACCAGGACTCTGAGCACATATGACATTCAAAAACTCAATGCAAATTTCAGACATGAGAGGTAACTAGCTAACTGATGCCAATGCCTGGACGCAGATGCACAACACAAGAGGACCAACGTCATAAAATACGCACTAGATAAGGCTGCGCATCATTTGCTAGGCCAAAACATAGTTTAAACTGAACTGTGCTGGCAAGTCAGAATCGAGAACTCATTCGACAACTAATCCAAAAGCTTCAGGTTCACATCAGGTCACATAGTGTTTATTTTTTTGTAGTTAGAATTATTGAAGCTGTTTATATCCGTGATACTTTACCTTCAAGAATCCCCTAGGGCCTTCCTCACCTCAGGATTGTCTGAGCACAGCTTACTATTCCAGAGTACTGGTTTCCTTGTCCCTGAAATTGCAACCAACATGGAAACGATCAGTGATACAAATGgagattttttcttcttcttcttttgtggaTTTTTTTGTGGAACACAAATGGGGATTTCAGCTTTTATTGCAAGCAAGGGTATCCACCTGAACCATCAATCTTGTCTTCATGACATCAAGGGGTGTTGTTATAGCTCCAGTAATGAAAACAAGCATCACATACAAGTTATAAGTTATGACAAGTGGCGGTCTAACAGATGCAATATGACAGAGATATTATGTACTCACGGGAGAACGCCAGCGAGATTTCCAGCTAATCCAAGCCTTTCCATTCAATTCGGCTTCCACCATGAGCAGCCTGAAGAAATCACAGAGTTCAGACAGACATGCATGTTGCAATTCTAAGATGCCGGTAAACAATGAGCAGAAAAAACTGGATTCATAAGGGAAATAGAAGCATAAGACagtaatttaaaaaaaactagacagaCACTCTTTTTATCATGAGTGGAATAGAATTTAGTCAGCATTGCAGCTAGCACATCACTGCTCTTATTCTCTCAAGATGTCAGATTATAAAAATAGCTATTGTGCGGCGAAAAAATGATTGACCTGAAGCCTGGTTTTTATTGTATCAATTGGGTACAGGGCTGTTTCCACCACAACACCAGCGGTTCCTCCAGCTATGCTGCCCTCTGAAAAGACAAAGCTATCCATAAACAAAAAACAGCTACATTATCGTGGGACCTGCACCTTCCTAGCTCACACCAGTGACCATCAGCAACCAAGAAAATCGGATGCATTGCGGAGCAGCAAAACGAAGTACATGACTACTAATGCAGACATGTAGGAGAGGAATTGACGCTCCGCGCAAAACCTGAAAGAAATTCAACGACTTCTCTTCTCCACCTTCTCCCATGTTTGCAGCTCAGGGGCGGACTCAGCTGTGGGGAACGTCGGTTCGATTgaacccccaaaaaaaaaaagctttggTAAAATGAACAGGTATTACGACTCCACCGCGCAGCAAACAAACcgcaacaaaagaaactattaGAAGAATCCATCCAGGCAAATTAGGGATTCCGTACCAGCAAGAGAGGAAATCAGTCCGGGTCCGGATATCCAGTACCGGtagaggcgggggggggggggcggccgGCGTGAAGAATTTGGGATGAGAAGGTAAGCAGCTCGGGGATCATCGCTTTATCAGGAGAGAGAACGGCAATGGGAAGCCACCTGCTTGCCGTACAGCCCATTTACATGTACGTGGCccgttttctttcttctttaggCCCAGCCCATGCAGTTCAGGACCTCCCTGCACACACAAACAAAAGCCCATATACTTACCAGGTGACACAAAAAATTCATATATCTCACATCTTCATCTACTCTCCTCCTACCTAACAAAATCCCTAAATTTAAATAATGTACCCATTTTATCATCAATTCTCGTCCTTCAGTCTTTCCGTCTCGTCACCGGCTACGGATAGAGGACCTGTTTTACTATGAagataaatgaaaaaaaaaataagagagaaattagcggataatcgcATCCTATTTTTTTCTATCACATCTGCAATTAAACTACAGTATCGCTCCGAACGTATTCATTCGGCCGTGCTCTCCTATGATGCATTCATATTTCTATACCTTGAGTTTATACTTGATGTTATTGTATCTAatgtttatgtttttattacaaTATACAGACAGTTAGCTAGTATTTCGTAAATTAAAAGGTACTTAGGTCTCTATCTGATGTGGCATTCGGGTTTAATCATAATTTgtaattttaataataaaatagaaataagtTTGATGTCCTAGGCTCAACATCTATAGATAACCGGAATTGTTTTTTAATAATACAATAGAAATAAGTTTTTTTTGTGAAGgatagaaataatttttatatccCAGCCTCAATGTAGATCATCGGAATTGGTATGGGCCCACAAAAAAACAAGACGCACACCTATATACTCCGTATGTCGttgaaactagcaaaattgtgGTGATTCCCTTCCTGGCATAGGGTATGATCAAGAACGTGCGTCATGCAAGcatggttcacgttaccgacctccgccggtaaccgaaaaaccgcggtaaccgtgATTATCGgtccaaaattcaaaaaaaatcggagaaaattcattcagcaaattttgaatttttgcgaaaaaatcgtgtttttgccctctcggtaaccgctcggttttggtcggttaccgagcggtttagGTCGATTACTGAAcgattttctcgtattttttaatttggtcggttaccgagcggtttgggtcggtaaccgctcggttttctcgatttatcgagcggttttatcgaatttcagcgcagttaaaaaaaacctaaaaaagggttcaatcttgtaaaatcaataactaattcatctgagcttcaaatcaagtgaaacaaatttttttggcttcgttgtaacatgatctacatgataaaagtatttatactcataaaaaagttcaaaattttctgtgagaaattttatttgttaaaccaaggtaaatgcatagtttactctttgctaatccaaaaatcatgcaactaatttttttagtcttcttacatgatcctatatcttttaaaaatatatgaactcatgaattagttattgtaacatgcatgattgtgtaaatgtgttgcgactagattaattcataactgacccatcacacctcaaaaattagtgaaaccactttcgttagcttatttatattatgatttacgtagaaaaaataatagtagacatgaaaaagttaattacagtgttgtttcttaacatatttactttatgcttgtgaactttgtaaaaatcatagagaatttaataaaactctaaataaagtgaaatcaattttaaagattctcttaaaatactttttatacaagaaaaatatgtgtttgcatgttacacttttccttaacgtgagttaataattgagccgcacgcttcaatttttttcatttttttcaaactttctccctatagaatatgatgcaaacgacattatttttgataaaaaaaattcacagaaggtcttagaattgtgtctagttttttttaagattttttttaaaattattttgaatttttttatttttttcgaattttttgaattcaaatttcggttaccgttcggtttttgaaaccggaccggaccgggaaggtcggtaaccgtgatttttggacggttaccaatggttttttgaaccctgcatGCAAGCTGGTGGAGAACAATTAACCCGAAAAATTTCACCTTGATCGCTGAAACAATACACAAGTTTACAAAGTAAGTATATATTTTTGGCCGGTATACAGTAAGCAACATACAGTAGTACAGTACTCTTTAAGTCTGTAGGTGTTCGACAAATTCGGGACAAAAACTAATCGGCTTACAGCAACAAATTTTAAAACTGTGTACGTGTAACCAGCAACTAGATCGATGTATGTACGTTTCATCGATCAATCATCAATGGATGCATGCACCAGGGACCGTCCACTTGGCGGCGTGCTTGGCCCAATGCGGCATCTTGGTGTAGTTCTTCCAGTCGTGGAGCACGCTCCTGAGGTCCCTGAGCTTAGCTCCCAGCCCGACGCAGCAGTTGGCATGCATGGTGCAGATCTTGTTCAGGTCCTTGCCGTAGCTGCAGAAGCCGCCCATGAACGCCGGGTCGATGTACTGCACCCGCAGCCGGAGGTCCTTCACGAGCTCAT
The nucleotide sequence above comes from Phragmites australis chromosome 4, lpPhrAust1.1, whole genome shotgun sequence. Encoded proteins:
- the LOC133915009 gene encoding tyrosine N-monooxygenase-like, which encodes MAMEVGPAAASLLTSSAILKLLLLAVTLVYLVQTLRPRRKSTCTAPLPPGPVPWPVIGNLPEMMLNKPAFRWIHLMMKEMGTDIACVKLGGVHVIPITCPKIAQEVLKKQDANFVSRPLTFASKTFSGGYKNAVLSPYGDQWKKMRRVLTSEIICPSRHKWLHDKRADEADNLTRYIYNLATANSGAVDVRHIARHYCGNVIRRLVFNKRYFGEPQPDGGPGPLEVQHMESVFTSLGLLYAFCVSDYLPWLLGLDLDGHEKIVKKANETVNRLHDTVIDERWRQWKSGERQELEDFLDVLITLKDAQGNPLLTIEEVKAQSQDITFAAVDNPSNAVEWALAEMVNNPDVLEKAVAEIDRVVGRERLVQESDIPQLNYVKACIREAFRLHPVAPFNVPHVALSDTTIAGYHVPKGSHVIISRTGLGRNPRVWDDPLRFNPDRHVVADPKADVVLTENDLRFISFSTGRRGCIAASLGTAMSIMLFGRLLQGFTWSKPAGVAAVDLSESKHDTFMAKPLVLHAEPRLPAYLYPAISN